The following are encoded in a window of Deinococcus budaensis genomic DNA:
- a CDS encoding pyridoxamine 5'-phosphate oxidase family protein → MNTRAMGTLAQKLRGLDYCLLTTVSSHGRLASRPMSNNGEVEYDGTSYFFTWADSRMAKDIAANHHVQLNFRADEGFLFVAVQGEARVLTDRRVMKDHWHEELRRWFGDGLDTEGLVMLRVDAKRIQWWGKEDGQLEL, encoded by the coding sequence ATGAACACCAGAGCCATGGGGACCCTCGCGCAGAAGCTGCGTGGGCTGGACTACTGCCTGCTGACCACCGTGAGCAGCCACGGCCGCCTCGCTTCCCGGCCCATGAGCAACAACGGCGAGGTCGAGTATGACGGGACCTCGTACTTCTTCACCTGGGCCGACTCCCGCATGGCAAAGGACATCGCCGCAAACCATCATGTGCAACTGAACTTCAGGGCCGACGAGGGGTTCCTGTTCGTGGCGGTGCAGGGCGAGGCGCGGGTGCTGACCGACCGGCGCGTGATGAAAGACCACTGGCACGAGGAACTGCGCCGCTGGTTCGGGGATGGCCTGGACACCGAGGGCCTGGTGATGCTGCGGGTGGACGCCAAGCGCATCCAGTGGTGGGGCAAGGAAGACGGGCAGCTTGAGTTGTGA
- the accB gene encoding acetyl-CoA carboxylase biotin carboxyl carrier protein yields MNPDDLKKILDALSLADVREFSLKTGSFALDLKRGPQATGGPAFAPSAPAPAAPPAGPAATFSPPAPLPEAGSAPAPVTAESLSTSVAEAMPAAAAPAKAASAGTPVKAPIVGTFYAASSPDAPAYVKVGDTVSAGQILCIIEAMKLMNEIEAETSGTVREILVKNAEPVEYGQTLFIIE; encoded by the coding sequence ATGAATCCAGACGACCTCAAGAAAATCCTCGACGCCCTGAGCCTTGCCGACGTGCGCGAGTTCAGCCTCAAGACCGGCAGCTTCGCGCTCGACCTCAAGCGCGGGCCGCAGGCGACAGGCGGTCCGGCCTTCGCGCCCAGTGCCCCGGCTCCCGCTGCGCCGCCCGCTGGCCCGGCGGCCACTTTCTCGCCGCCTGCGCCCCTCCCGGAAGCGGGCAGCGCCCCGGCGCCCGTCACTGCCGAGAGCCTCAGCACGTCGGTGGCCGAGGCCATGCCTGCCGCCGCCGCTCCGGCCAAGGCCGCCAGCGCCGGAACCCCGGTCAAGGCGCCCATCGTGGGCACCTTCTACGCGGCGAGCAGCCCCGACGCCCCCGCCTACGTCAAGGTGGGCGACACGGTGAGCGCCGGGCAGATTCTGTGCATCATCGAGGCGATGAAGCTGATGAACGAGATTGAGGCCGAGACGAGCGGCACGGTGCGCGAGATTCTGGTGAAGAACGCCGAACCGGTCGAGTACGGACAGACGCTGTTCATCATCGAATAG
- a CDS encoding aminopeptidase: MKAWVLGAGGLLALALVGCGEVGYLTQAAAGQLDLLVRARPVAEVLADPATPPETRRQLALVQQVRAFAVGELGLPDRGAYRTYVDVGRPSVVWNVFRAPEFGLDLLTSCFPVAGCVGYRGYFREADARAYAQTRRAAGEDVRVGGVTAYSTLGYLRDPVLSTMLASPDPTLIRTVIHELAHPAVYVPGDTVYNESFATAVEEEGWRRWMSAHGTPELEAADRTIRARARAFEALLLAARAELQALYAQPLAPQERRTRKAAALAGLQDRYAALKASWGGYGGYDAWFAAGVNNAALASAAAYAALVPDFTAALGRVGADVPAFLALARACGERPPGERASCLREETP, translated from the coding sequence ATGAAAGCCTGGGTGCTGGGCGCGGGCGGGCTGCTGGCCCTGGCCCTGGTCGGTTGCGGCGAGGTCGGGTATCTCACCCAGGCGGCCGCCGGGCAACTTGACCTGCTGGTGCGGGCGCGGCCGGTGGCCGAGGTGCTGGCCGACCCCGCGACCCCGCCGGAAACGCGGCGACAGCTGGCGCTGGTGCAGCAGGTCCGGGCTTTTGCGGTGGGCGAGCTGGGCCTGCCCGACCGGGGGGCCTACCGCACGTATGTGGACGTGGGCCGGCCCTCCGTCGTCTGGAACGTGTTCCGGGCGCCCGAATTTGGGCTGGACCTGCTCACCTCCTGCTTCCCGGTGGCCGGGTGCGTGGGGTACCGGGGGTATTTCCGGGAGGCGGACGCGCGGGCCTACGCCCAGACGCGCCGGGCGGCGGGCGAGGACGTGCGGGTGGGCGGCGTGACGGCCTACAGCACGCTGGGGTATCTGCGCGATCCGGTGCTCTCCACCATGCTGGCCTCCCCGGACCCCACCCTGATCCGCACCGTGATTCACGAGTTGGCCCACCCCGCCGTCTACGTGCCCGGCGATACCGTCTACAACGAGTCCTTTGCCACCGCCGTCGAGGAGGAGGGCTGGCGGCGCTGGATGTCGGCCCACGGCACCCCGGAGCTGGAGGCAGCCGACCGGACCATCCGGGCGCGGGCGCGGGCGTTCGAGGCCCTGCTGTTGGCGGCGCGGGCCGAGCTGCAGGCCCTCTACGCGCAGCCCCTTGCCCCGCAGGAGCGGCGGACGCGCAAGGCGGCGGCCCTGGCGGGTTTGCAGGACCGTTACGCGGCGCTCAAGGCGAGCTGGGGGGGCTACGGGGGCTACGACGCCTGGTTCGCCGCCGGGGTGAACAACGCGGCCCTGGCCTCGGCGGCGGCCTACGCGGCGCTGGTGCCCGACTTCACGGCGGCGCTGGGACGGGTGGGGGCGGACGTTCCCGCTTTTCTGGCGCTGGCGCGGGCGTGTGGCGAACGGCCTCCCGGGGAACGGGCCAGCTGCCTGCGGGAGGAGACGCCGTAA
- a CDS encoding exodeoxyribonuclease III has translation MSGLPDAPPPSARLKVTTLNVNGLRSALRKGLAGWVARERPDVLLLQEVRADPMPEALADLGYAGAWFPAQKPGYSGVAVLSLHPLTDVRPGMAHPEMDHEGRLLSAVVRGVRFASVYLPSGSSGEARQAFKDRVLADYHAWTLATLAEGLPLVVGGDYNVAHHEIDLKNWRGNRANSGFLPHERAWLSGHLASGLTDTHRQHLGERAEYTWWSNRGQAYANDVGWRIDYLLAAGAEVTQVGVDRAARLSDHAPLTGLVLLPAAAPQAVGGMQRGS, from the coding sequence ATGTCCGGCTTGCCCGACGCCCCTCCCCCCAGCGCCCGCCTGAAGGTCACGACCCTCAACGTGAACGGGCTGCGCAGCGCCCTGCGCAAGGGCCTGGCCGGGTGGGTGGCGCGCGAGCGGCCCGACGTGCTGCTGCTTCAGGAGGTGCGGGCTGACCCCATGCCGGAAGCGCTGGCCGACCTGGGCTACGCGGGCGCGTGGTTTCCGGCCCAGAAGCCCGGTTACAGCGGCGTGGCGGTGCTGAGCCTGCACCCGCTGACCGACGTGCGGCCCGGCATGGCCCACCCCGAGATGGACCACGAAGGCCGCCTTCTCAGCGCGGTGGTGCGCGGCGTGCGCTTTGCCAGCGTGTACCTGCCCAGCGGCAGCAGCGGCGAGGCCCGGCAGGCCTTCAAGGACCGGGTGCTGGCCGACTACCACGCCTGGACGCTCGCCACCCTCGCGGAGGGCCTGCCCCTCGTCGTCGGGGGAGATTACAACGTGGCCCACCACGAGATCGACCTGAAAAACTGGCGGGGCAACCGCGCCAACAGCGGCTTTCTGCCCCACGAGCGGGCGTGGCTGTCCGGGCACCTGGCCTCGGGCCTGACCGACACCCACCGACAGCACCTGGGCGAGCGGGCCGAGTACACCTGGTGGAGCAACCGCGGCCAGGCCTACGCCAACGATGTCGGCTGGCGCATCGACTACCTGCTCGCGGCGGGCGCCGAGGTCACGCAGGTGGGGGTGGACCGCGCCGCGCGGCTCAGCGACCACGCGCCGCTGACCGGGCTGGTGCTGCTTCCCGCCGCGGCTCCGCAGGCGGTGGGGGGGATGCAGCGCGGTTCATGA
- a CDS encoding methyltransferase domain-containing protein, with protein sequence MRLPERDLLLSRRAGVAWPEAPLLDRLALSPTADVLDVGAGDGRLLAALRERGHRGRRVGLDPSPGPGVLPGEAETLPFAPASFDVVLLVRVLAHLPGPERALAEARRVLRPGGRVYAAQHGEAHLARMWAALGQGTAVAGLARPGWEDLLLAVTVGPEDAQAIAASYGLEVKARDLGAAFPLRDWLHLRVEILCRNLRPGYLSKRSYPAALRRWAPRA encoded by the coding sequence GTGCGCCTGCCTGAGCGCGATCTCCTGCTCTCCCGGCGGGCGGGCGTAGCCTGGCCGGAAGCGCCCCTGCTGGACCGACTGGCCCTCTCCCCTACCGCCGACGTGCTCGACGTGGGGGCGGGCGACGGCCGGCTGCTGGCGGCGCTGCGGGAACGGGGACACCGGGGCCGCCGGGTGGGGCTGGACCCCTCTCCCGGCCCCGGTGTCCTGCCCGGAGAGGCCGAGACGTTGCCCTTCGCTCCCGCCAGCTTCGACGTGGTGCTGCTGGTGCGGGTGCTGGCGCACCTGCCTGGCCCGGAGCGCGCGCTGGCCGAGGCGCGGCGGGTGCTCCGGCCAGGGGGCCGGGTGTATGCGGCGCAACACGGGGAAGCGCATCTCGCGCGGATGTGGGCGGCGCTGGGGCAGGGGACGGCCGTCGCCGGGCTGGCGCGGCCCGGCTGGGAAGACCTCCTCCTTGCGGTCACGGTCGGCCCGGAGGACGCGCAGGCCATCGCCGCCAGTTATGGGCTGGAGGTCAAGGCGCGGGACCTGGGCGCCGCCTTCCCGCTGCGCGACTGGCTGCACCTGCGCGTGGAGATACTCTGCCGAAACTTGCGGCCAGGCTACTTGTCGAAGCGCTCGTATCCGGCGGCGCTGCGGCGCTGGGCGCCCCGGGCGTAG
- the efp gene encoding elongation factor P gives MISVTELRNGTKVEMDGGLWECLEYSHLKMGRGGAKVVTKFRNMESGSIVDRTFNSGEKLQDIYVEGKTMQYLYKDGNDYVFMDLETYDQVHLPPNLVGDAAKFMKENTEVEVAMYGDKALSITLPNQVILKITQTDPGVRGDTVSGGTKPATLETGAVVQVPLFVEQDTNVKVDTRTGQYLSRA, from the coding sequence ATGATCAGCGTGACTGAACTGCGGAATGGCACGAAGGTGGAGATGGACGGCGGCCTGTGGGAGTGCCTGGAGTACTCGCACCTCAAGATGGGCCGTGGCGGCGCCAAGGTCGTGACCAAGTTCCGCAACATGGAAAGCGGCAGCATCGTGGACCGCACCTTCAACAGCGGCGAAAAGCTTCAGGACATCTACGTGGAAGGCAAGACGATGCAGTACCTCTACAAGGACGGCAACGACTACGTGTTCATGGACCTGGAAACCTACGACCAGGTGCATCTGCCCCCCAACCTCGTCGGTGACGCCGCCAAGTTCATGAAAGAGAACACCGAGGTCGAGGTCGCGATGTACGGCGACAAGGCCCTGAGCATCACCCTGCCCAACCAGGTGATCTTGAAAATCACCCAGACGGACCCCGGCGTGCGCGGCGACACCGTCTCGGGCGGCACCAAGCCCGCCACCCTGGAGACGGGCGCGGTCGTGCAGGTGCCGCTCTTTGTCGAGCAGGACACCAACGTCAAGGTGGACACCCGCACCGGGCAGTACCTCAGCCGCGCCTGA
- a CDS encoding 50S ribosomal protein L25/general stress protein Ctc produces the protein MELKATPRKSQEKLAEGMIPAVAYNKEKNVSFAISRKVFDRAFRQQGTTGLFDIVLEGGETFPALVKAVQMDKRRREAIHADFYMVTYGEPIEVSVPVHTSGKSQGEVMGGLVDVVVHNLAVIAPGPRRIPQEIAVDVTRLNIGDHVTAGQIKLPEGVKLAADEDLVVISVLPPRLTAEEAEAEAQAAQVAGLVAAGTLSEEAAAAVLEGDASLDEVKADAVEAQNQESTDAAEAGNEQQ, from the coding sequence ATGGAACTGAAGGCCACCCCCCGCAAGAGCCAGGAAAAGCTGGCAGAAGGCATGATCCCCGCCGTCGCCTACAACAAGGAGAAGAACGTCTCCTTTGCCATCTCCCGCAAGGTCTTTGACCGGGCCTTTCGCCAGCAGGGCACGACGGGCCTGTTCGACATCGTCCTGGAGGGCGGCGAGACCTTCCCGGCGCTCGTCAAGGCCGTGCAGATGGACAAGCGCCGCCGCGAGGCGATCCACGCCGACTTCTACATGGTGACCTACGGCGAACCCATCGAGGTCAGCGTGCCGGTCCACACCAGCGGCAAGAGCCAGGGTGAAGTCATGGGCGGCCTTGTGGACGTGGTCGTGCACAACCTCGCCGTGATCGCGCCCGGCCCGCGCCGCATTCCGCAGGAGATCGCCGTGGACGTGACCCGCCTGAACATCGGTGACCACGTGACCGCCGGTCAGATCAAGCTCCCCGAGGGTGTGAAGCTCGCCGCCGACGAAGATCTCGTCGTTATCAGCGTGCTGCCGCCCCGCCTCACCGCCGAGGAGGCCGAGGCCGAGGCCCAGGCCGCGCAGGTGGCCGGTCTGGTCGCTGCCGGGACCCTCTCCGAGGAGGCCGCCGCCGCCGTGCTGGAGGGCGACGCCAGCCTGGACGAGGTCAAGGCCGACGCGGTCGAGGCCCAGAACCAGGAGAGCACCGACGCGGCAGAGGCCGGGAACGAGCAGCAGTAA
- the rnr gene encoding ribonuclease R, translating into MPRAKKERAAQDEQTVRAASEEQNSQTGSRAGRGRRSAAAIPQAAAPETTPDFPTPEATAAAPARRGRKTAAPAEPQPTSTEISPETGNAPADAALSPVVAETLARPRRGRPPRAAKADAAEPTSTPDPVTAEPAVEVPVPEADAPTLPASAPTRAPRRGRKASVTAGAALDPVAAPHATEAAPAPGAPQGDEAAAVEVTAAQTAPQPGAEVPTADAAPLEAPAPSRRKRGRQPKAEASPEVLPAVAEPTDPVLLEVPKPRRSRKPKAAAPAPQPEADPALDEVLGGVEAVAVEEAPAPEAAPALAVTGDGQADTPEPVVDLPHETEDEDQPTVPVRRGRSAGRETATPAATSTATPAPEAPAPGGDSAGESGEAGDPAREMVVAQLRKLGRPIHVRDLERTFTRQMLDRLGDWRDLEALLDDLTQTGEVIRTRKRTYGLPEAMNLVRGRFQASAAGFGFVVPDSGGEDYYVAAEHTMEAWNGDIVLVRMEGRGDNGRGGGPRRGQRGDGSPRASVARIVQRAYKQLVGTLEFSKGHPILKPDDHRARHRILLLPDGIEELHSGARVVSALFWPEHTGEDEVFGQVTRVLGAEDDPETETEAVIVKYGLRGDFPPEVLAQAQAIPTEIPEEALVGRLDLRGFNIFTVDGRDAKDFDDAIHIQPTPEGTFVVGVHIADVSHYVQEGTPLDQEAYARATSVYLPGRVLPMLPEHLSNGVCSLVPYQDRLTLTALVELSAEGDILKVQLAPSVINSKARLTYDEVQAYSEATSTLPEHARHLEGDLHLLLKITSKLRQKRLREGSLDFKMREVKVDVGPDGRMELIPIREETARGMIEDLMLLANKVVAHELIEREIPALFRIHEEPTLQRFQEVTAAIARLGFSFPGGEPTPQAYQAVLKQVRGTPRESVVNTLLLRSMQQAKYAGENLGHFGLAFGEYLHFTSPIRRYPDLLVHRVLKGMLSGELRASSRAVNDLRAKLPAMGDHTSERERKAAEAERDLTKYYQAKWAQENLGGTFPGNVSGVVSSGLFIALDNGVEGKLHISNLDDDYYVYIEDAQMLRGRSGGRTFRLGDAVTVTISQVNPLARQIDFTQETDMDGNTTRPRARRREDREAEKREKLQTVTPSAPRRFTLDDPQAAVPAAPARAAQAGRRPGGREGLPRDGASREGGREGGGLRERGAPRQGGQSGGRARRVITLERPRNEHLRPVNITVQRMYFGDWTVENLPPDDGQGEGGGRGGSRRFDRPERGASDRGNRAPGYSRGASDRGAVRDLNGRPGGQGGSRPPRAQTAAPQPQAAPADTGDADAKRRRRRRGRRGSNGPQG; encoded by the coding sequence ATGCCCAGAGCGAAAAAGGAGCGTGCGGCGCAAGACGAGCAGACGGTGCGCGCCGCCTCCGAAGAACAGAACAGCCAGACCGGGAGCCGCGCCGGACGTGGGCGGCGCAGCGCCGCCGCGATCCCCCAGGCCGCCGCACCCGAGACGACCCCCGATTTCCCCACGCCTGAGGCCACTGCGGCCGCACCCGCCCGGCGCGGCCGCAAGACGGCGGCCCCGGCGGAGCCTCAGCCGACGTCCACAGAGATTTCCCCGGAGACCGGGAACGCTCCGGCAGACGCGGCGCTGTCCCCCGTGGTCGCCGAGACCCTGGCCCGACCGCGCCGGGGCCGTCCGCCCCGCGCCGCCAAGGCGGACGCCGCGGAGCCGACAAGCACGCCCGACCCCGTGACCGCCGAACCCGCCGTGGAGGTGCCCGTGCCCGAGGCTGACGCGCCCACCCTCCCGGCATCCGCCCCCACCCGCGCGCCCCGCCGGGGCCGCAAGGCGAGCGTGACAGCCGGGGCAGCGCTGGACCCGGTGGCCGCGCCGCACGCAACGGAAGCCGCCCCGGCACCAGGCGCGCCGCAGGGCGACGAGGCGGCCGCGGTCGAGGTGACAGCGGCGCAGACGGCGCCCCAGCCCGGCGCAGAGGTCCCCACGGCGGACGCCGCCCCGCTGGAAGCCCCCGCTCCCAGCCGCCGCAAGCGTGGGCGTCAGCCCAAGGCAGAGGCGAGTCCCGAGGTGCTTCCGGCGGTGGCCGAGCCGACCGACCCGGTGCTGCTGGAGGTGCCCAAGCCCCGGCGCAGCCGCAAGCCCAAGGCGGCGGCGCCCGCGCCTCAGCCTGAGGCCGACCCCGCGCTCGACGAGGTGCTGGGCGGCGTCGAGGCCGTGGCGGTCGAGGAGGCTCCGGCTCCCGAGGCGGCCCCGGCCCTGGCCGTGACGGGCGACGGCCAGGCCGACACGCCTGAACCCGTGGTCGATCTGCCCCACGAGACGGAAGACGAGGACCAGCCGACTGTTCCTGTCCGCCGGGGCCGCTCGGCCGGGCGGGAGACTGCCACCCCAGCCGCGACCAGCACAGCCACGCCTGCCCCCGAGGCGCCTGCGCCTGGCGGGGACTCCGCCGGGGAAAGCGGGGAGGCCGGGGACCCCGCCCGCGAGATGGTGGTCGCGCAGCTGCGCAAGCTGGGGCGCCCCATTCACGTGCGCGACCTGGAACGCACCTTCACCCGCCAGATGCTCGACCGCCTGGGCGACTGGCGCGACCTCGAAGCGCTGCTCGACGACCTGACCCAGACGGGCGAGGTGATCCGCACCCGCAAGCGCACCTACGGGCTGCCCGAGGCGATGAACCTGGTGCGCGGGCGCTTTCAGGCGTCGGCGGCGGGCTTCGGCTTCGTGGTGCCGGACAGTGGCGGCGAGGACTATTACGTGGCCGCCGAGCACACCATGGAAGCCTGGAACGGCGACATCGTGCTGGTACGCATGGAAGGGCGCGGCGACAACGGGCGCGGGGGGGGTCCCCGCCGGGGCCAGCGCGGCGACGGCAGCCCGCGCGCCTCGGTCGCCCGGATCGTGCAGCGGGCCTACAAACAGCTCGTCGGCACGCTGGAGTTCAGCAAGGGCCACCCGATCCTCAAGCCCGACGACCACCGCGCCCGCCACCGCATCCTGCTGCTGCCCGACGGGATCGAGGAACTGCACAGCGGGGCGAGGGTCGTCTCGGCGCTGTTCTGGCCCGAGCACACCGGCGAGGACGAGGTCTTCGGGCAGGTCACCCGCGTGCTGGGCGCCGAGGACGATCCCGAGACCGAGACGGAAGCCGTGATCGTGAAGTACGGCCTGCGCGGCGACTTCCCGCCCGAGGTGCTGGCGCAGGCCCAGGCGATCCCCACCGAGATTCCCGAAGAAGCGCTGGTGGGCCGCCTCGACCTGCGCGGGTTCAACATCTTCACGGTGGACGGCCGCGACGCCAAGGACTTCGACGACGCGATTCACATCCAGCCCACGCCGGAGGGGACCTTCGTGGTGGGCGTGCATATCGCGGACGTGAGCCACTACGTGCAGGAGGGCACGCCGCTGGATCAGGAGGCCTACGCCCGCGCCACCAGCGTGTACCTGCCGGGCCGGGTGCTGCCGATGCTCCCCGAGCACCTCAGCAACGGCGTGTGCAGCCTGGTGCCGTACCAGGACCGCCTGACGCTGACCGCGCTGGTCGAGCTGTCGGCCGAGGGTGACATCCTCAAGGTGCAGCTCGCGCCCTCGGTGATCAACTCCAAGGCGCGGCTGACCTACGACGAGGTGCAGGCCTACTCGGAGGCGACCTCGACGCTGCCCGAGCATGCCCGGCACCTCGAAGGCGACCTGCACCTGCTGCTCAAGATCACCTCCAAGCTGCGCCAGAAGCGGCTGCGCGAGGGGTCCCTGGACTTCAAGATGCGTGAGGTCAAGGTGGACGTGGGGCCGGACGGGCGCATGGAACTGATCCCGATTCGCGAGGAGACGGCGCGCGGCATGATCGAGGACCTGATGCTGCTCGCCAACAAGGTCGTCGCGCACGAGCTGATCGAGCGCGAGATCCCGGCGCTGTTCCGCATCCACGAGGAACCCACCCTCCAGCGCTTTCAGGAGGTGACGGCGGCCATCGCGCGGCTGGGCTTTTCCTTCCCGGGCGGCGAGCCGACCCCGCAGGCGTACCAGGCGGTGCTCAAACAGGTGCGCGGCACCCCGCGCGAGAGCGTCGTGAACACGCTGCTGCTGCGCTCGATGCAGCAGGCGAAGTACGCGGGCGAGAACCTGGGGCACTTCGGGCTGGCGTTCGGCGAGTACCTGCACTTCACCTCGCCGATCCGCCGCTACCCGGACCTGCTGGTCCACCGGGTCCTCAAGGGGATGCTCTCGGGCGAGCTGCGGGCGAGCAGCCGGGCGGTGAACGACCTGCGGGCGAAGCTCCCGGCGATGGGCGACCACACCTCCGAGCGCGAACGCAAGGCCGCCGAGGCCGAGCGCGACCTCACCAAGTACTACCAGGCCAAGTGGGCGCAGGAGAACCTGGGCGGCACCTTCCCCGGCAACGTGTCGGGCGTGGTGTCCAGCGGGCTTTTCATCGCCCTCGACAACGGCGTGGAGGGCAAGCTGCACATCTCCAACCTCGACGACGACTACTACGTCTATATCGAGGACGCGCAGATGCTGCGGGGGCGATCCGGCGGGCGCACCTTCCGCCTCGGGGACGCCGTGACCGTGACCATCAGCCAGGTCAATCCCCTGGCGCGGCAAATCGATTTCACCCAGGAGACCGATATGGACGGCAACACCACCCGGCCCCGCGCCCGGCGGCGCGAGGACCGCGAAGCAGAGAAACGCGAGAAGCTCCAGACCGTGACGCCCAGCGCCCCGCGCCGCTTCACGCTGGACGACCCCCAGGCCGCCGTGCCCGCCGCCCCGGCCCGCGCCGCCCAGGCCGGGCGCCGACCCGGAGGCCGCGAGGGCCTGCCCCGTGACGGCGCTTCCCGAGAGGGGGGCCGCGAGGGCGGCGGACTGCGCGAGCGCGGCGCGCCGCGCCAGGGCGGCCAGAGCGGGGGCCGGGCGCGGCGCGTGATCACGCTGGAGCGCCCGCGCAACGAGCACCTGCGCCCGGTGAACATCACCGTGCAGCGGATGTACTTCGGGGACTGGACGGTCGAGAACCTGCCGCCCGACGACGGCCAGGGAGAGGGGGGTGGGCGTGGGGGAAGCCGCCGCTTCGACCGCCCCGAGCGCGGGGCCAGTGACCGGGGCAACCGGGCGCCCGGCTACTCGCGCGGGGCCAGCGACCGGGGGGCCGTCCGTGACCTGAACGGGCGCCCGGGGGGCCAGGGCGGCAGCCGTCCGCCCCGCGCCCAGACCGCCGCACCCCAGCCGCAGGCCGCGCCCGCCGACACGGGCGATGCCGACGCCAAGCGCCGCCGCCGCCGCCGGGGCCGCCGGGGCAGCAACGGGCCGCAAGGCTAA
- the accC gene encoding acetyl-CoA carboxylase biotin carboxylase subunit, producing the protein MFKKILIANRGEIALRVIRTAREMGVKTVVVYSTADEKSLPVLLADESVCVGPPASNASYLNIPNILSAALMTGAEAIHPGYGFMAENPDFAEMCREHGIVFIGPTPESMRALGSKAGGRDIAAQSKVPVVPGTGVLEGVDAALLAAKQIGYPVLLKASAGGGGRGQKVIRTQDELAKGFAQAQEEARLYFGDPAIIMEKFLEEFRHVEVQVMGDGQGHVIHIGERDCSIQRRNQKLIEEAPSTLPESLRQEILDAGVRLAKHVNYAGAGTLEFIVDRDGNYYFMEMNTRIQVEHCVSEMISGLDFVRMQLQVAAGEGLHLQQQDVKLHGHAIECRINAEDPDKDFRPAAGRVDDVHFAGGPGVRVDSHVYSGYVIPPHYDSLIGKLIVHHDSREQAIARMKRALEETIVHGPKTTVPLYVKIMDNPFYKRGAVMTNFLKTRLEM; encoded by the coding sequence ATGTTTAAAAAGATCCTGATTGCCAACCGCGGCGAGATCGCCCTGCGCGTGATTCGCACCGCGCGCGAGATGGGCGTCAAGACGGTCGTGGTGTACTCCACCGCCGACGAGAAGAGCCTGCCGGTGCTGCTGGCCGACGAGTCGGTGTGTGTGGGGCCGCCCGCCTCGAACGCCAGCTACCTCAACATTCCCAACATCCTCTCGGCGGCCCTGATGACCGGCGCCGAGGCGATTCACCCCGGCTACGGCTTTATGGCCGAGAACCCGGACTTTGCCGAGATGTGCCGCGAGCACGGCATCGTCTTTATCGGGCCGACGCCGGAGTCCATGCGGGCGCTGGGCAGCAAGGCGGGCGGGCGCGACATCGCCGCGCAGAGCAAGGTGCCGGTCGTGCCGGGTACGGGGGTGCTCGAAGGCGTGGACGCCGCGCTCCTGGCCGCCAAGCAGATCGGTTACCCGGTGCTGCTCAAGGCCTCGGCGGGGGGCGGCGGGCGCGGGCAGAAGGTGATCCGCACCCAGGACGAACTTGCCAAGGGCTTCGCGCAGGCGCAGGAGGAAGCCCGGCTGTACTTCGGGGACCCTGCGATCATCATGGAGAAGTTCCTGGAGGAGTTCCGGCACGTCGAGGTGCAGGTCATGGGCGACGGGCAGGGCCACGTGATCCACATCGGCGAGCGCGACTGCTCGATCCAGCGCCGCAACCAGAAGCTGATTGAGGAGGCGCCCTCGACCCTGCCCGAATCGCTGCGGCAGGAAATTCTGGACGCGGGCGTGCGCCTTGCCAAGCACGTGAACTACGCGGGTGCGGGCACGTTGGAATTCATCGTGGACCGGGACGGCAACTACTACTTCATGGAGATGAACACCCGCATTCAGGTCGAGCACTGCGTCTCCGAGATGATCTCGGGCCTGGACTTCGTGCGGATGCAGCTTCAGGTGGCGGCGGGCGAGGGGCTGCATCTTCAGCAGCAGGACGTGAAGCTCCACGGCCACGCCATCGAGTGCCGCATCAACGCCGAGGACCCCGACAAGGACTTCCGTCCGGCGGCGGGCCGGGTGGACGACGTGCATTTCGCGGGCGGCCCCGGCGTGCGGGTGGACAGCCACGTCTACAGCGGCTACGTGATCCCGCCGCACTACGACTCGCTGATCGGCAAATTGATCGTGCACCACGACAGCCGCGAGCAGGCCATCGCCCGCATGAAACGCGCGCTGGAGGAAACGATCGTGCACGGCCCGAAAACCACCGTCCCGCTGTACGTCAAAATCATGGACAACCCCTTTTACAAGCGGGGCGCCGTGATGACCAACTTCCTCAAGACCCGCCTGGAGATGTAA